The following proteins are co-located in the Streptococcus downei MFe28 genome:
- the uvrA gene encoding excinuclease ABC subunit UvrA: MQDKLVIHGARAHNLKDIDVEIPRDKLVVVTGLSGSGKSSLAFDTIYAEGQRRYVESLSAYARQFLGNMEKPDVDSIDGLSPAISIDQKTTSKNPRSTVGTATEINDYLRLLYARVGVPYCPNGHGEISASSVEQIVDKVLELPERTRMQILAPVIRRKKGQHKTLFEKVQKQGYVRVRVDGQVYDVTEVPELSKSKMHNIEVVIDRLVNKEGIRSRLFDSVEAALRIADGYVIIDTMDGKDLLFSEHYSCPVCGFTVPELEPRLFSFNAPFGSCPTCDGLGMKLVVDMDLLIPDPSKTLREGALAPWNPISSNYYPAMLEQAMEAFGVDMDTPFEDLPQDQQDLVLYGSDDKEFHFHYVNDFGGVRDIDIPFEGVVNNVNRRYHETNSDFTRNVMRGYMNELTCATCHGYRLNDAALSVKLGGKDGLNIGQISDLSIQDHLAHLATLMLSDNQATIAGPILKEIKDRLTFLNNVGLNYLTLSRMAGTLSGGESQRIRLATQIGSNLSGVLYVLDEPSIGLHQRDNDRLIASLKKMRDLGNTLIVVEHDEDTMRQADWLIDVGPGAGQFGGEIVASGTPEQVSKVKKSITGQYLSGKKEIPVPSQRRKGNGRFIEVKGACEHNLQDIDVKFPLGKFVAVTGVSGSGKSTLVNSILKKAIAQKLNRNSEKPGKHKSVEGIENIERLIDIDQSPIGRTPRSNPATYTGVFDDIRDLFAKTNEAKIRGYKKGRFSFNIKGGRCEACSGDGIVKIEMHFLPDVYVPCEVCHGTRYNSETLEVHYKEKNIAEILNMTVNDAVDFFAPIPKIARKLQTIKDVGLGYVTLGQPATTLSGGEAQRMKLASELHKRSTGKSFYILDEPTTGLHTDDIARLLKVLERFVDEGNTVLVIEHNLDVIKTADHLIDLGPEGGVGGGQVIATGTPEEVAKNDQSFTGQYLQDKLS; this comes from the coding sequence ATGCAAGATAAATTAGTGATTCATGGGGCTAGGGCCCATAATTTAAAGGATATTGATGTGGAGATTCCCCGCGATAAGTTGGTCGTGGTGACGGGCTTGTCAGGTTCAGGCAAGTCCAGCCTGGCCTTTGACACCATCTATGCCGAAGGTCAACGGCGCTATGTGGAGAGTCTCTCCGCCTATGCCCGTCAGTTTTTGGGCAATATGGAAAAACCTGATGTGGATAGCATTGACGGCCTTAGCCCAGCTATCTCCATCGATCAAAAGACCACCAGCAAGAATCCCCGTTCGACGGTGGGAACAGCTACTGAAATCAATGATTACCTCCGCCTCCTCTATGCTCGGGTCGGAGTTCCTTACTGTCCCAATGGGCACGGGGAAATTTCTGCCAGCTCGGTTGAGCAGATTGTTGATAAGGTGCTGGAACTGCCTGAGCGCACACGGATGCAGATTCTGGCCCCTGTTATTCGTCGCAAGAAGGGTCAGCACAAGACTCTATTTGAAAAGGTCCAAAAGCAAGGCTATGTCCGTGTTCGGGTTGATGGCCAGGTTTATGATGTGACCGAGGTTCCTGAGCTGTCCAAGTCCAAGATGCACAATATCGAAGTGGTCATCGACCGTCTGGTCAATAAGGAAGGCATTCGCAGCCGTCTTTTTGACTCTGTTGAAGCAGCCCTGCGGATTGCTGACGGCTATGTCATCATTGATACCATGGATGGCAAGGACCTGCTCTTCTCTGAGCACTATTCCTGTCCTGTCTGTGGCTTTACCGTGCCTGAGTTGGAGCCCCGCCTCTTTTCCTTCAATGCGCCTTTTGGTTCCTGCCCCACCTGCGATGGCTTGGGTATGAAGCTGGTGGTTGATATGGATTTATTGATTCCCGACCCAAGTAAGACCTTAAGAGAAGGAGCCCTAGCTCCCTGGAATCCCATTTCTTCAAACTATTACCCCGCCATGTTAGAGCAGGCCATGGAAGCTTTTGGTGTGGATATGGACACGCCTTTTGAGGACCTGCCCCAAGACCAGCAGGACTTGGTGCTTTATGGCTCTGACGACAAGGAATTCCATTTCCACTATGTCAATGACTTCGGTGGTGTGCGGGATATTGACATTCCTTTTGAGGGCGTGGTTAACAATGTCAATCGTCGCTACCATGAGACCAACAGTGACTTCACCCGTAATGTCATGCGGGGTTATATGAATGAGCTAACCTGTGCGACCTGCCACGGCTACCGCCTCAATGATGCCGCCCTCTCGGTCAAACTTGGTGGAAAAGACGGTCTCAATATCGGTCAGATTTCTGATCTCTCAATCCAAGACCACTTGGCCCATCTAGCTACCCTTATGCTCTCAGATAATCAGGCCACCATTGCTGGCCCTATCCTCAAGGAAATCAAGGATCGCCTGACCTTCCTCAATAATGTCGGCCTCAACTATCTGACCCTGTCTCGGATGGCAGGAACCTTATCAGGTGGGGAAAGTCAACGGATTCGTCTGGCTACCCAGATTGGTTCCAACCTCAGCGGTGTTCTCTACGTTCTGGACGAGCCCTCCATCGGGCTTCATCAAAGGGATAATGACCGCCTGATTGCCAGCCTCAAGAAGATGCGGGACTTGGGCAATACCCTGATTGTGGTTGAGCACGACGAAGATACCATGCGACAGGCCGACTGGCTGATTGATGTCGGTCCAGGAGCTGGCCAATTCGGTGGGGAAATCGTGGCCTCTGGTACGCCCGAGCAAGTCTCCAAGGTCAAGAAATCCATCACTGGTCAGTACCTATCTGGTAAAAAAGAAATTCCAGTACCTAGTCAAAGACGAAAAGGCAACGGCCGTTTTATCGAGGTCAAGGGGGCTTGTGAGCATAATCTACAAGATATTGATGTCAAGTTCCCTCTGGGCAAATTTGTCGCCGTTACAGGGGTTTCGGGCTCTGGTAAATCAACCCTGGTCAATTCTATCTTGAAAAAGGCTATTGCTCAAAAACTTAACCGCAATTCAGAAAAACCAGGTAAGCACAAGAGTGTGGAAGGAATTGAAAATATTGAGCGGTTGATTGATATCGACCAAAGTCCCATTGGTCGGACGCCTCGCTCCAATCCAGCCACCTACACAGGGGTTTTTGATGATATTCGCGACCTCTTTGCCAAGACTAACGAAGCCAAAATTCGCGGTTACAAGAAAGGTCGCTTTAGCTTCAATATTAAAGGTGGCCGTTGTGAGGCCTGCTCAGGCGATGGGATTGTCAAGATTGAAATGCACTTCCTGCCCGATGTCTACGTTCCCTGTGAAGTCTGCCATGGTACCCGCTATAACAGCGAGACCCTGGAGGTTCATTATAAGGAGAAAAATATCGCTGAAATCCTCAACATGACGGTCAATGATGCGGTAGACTTCTTCGCTCCCATTCCCAAAATCGCTCGAAAACTCCAAACCATTAAGGATGTTGGCCTAGGTTATGTCACCCTGGGACAACCGGCCACTACCCTGTCTGGTGGCGAAGCCCAACGGATGAAGCTGGCTTCTGAGCTTCATAAACGCTCAACTGGTAAGTCCTTCTATATCTTGGATGAACCGACCACGGGTCTTCATACCGACGATATTGCCCGTCTGCTCAAGGTGCTAGAGCGCTTTGTCGATGAGGGTAATACGGTTCTGGTCATTGAGCACAATCTGGATGTCATCAAGACCGCCGACCATCTGATTGACCTAGGCCCAGAAGGTGGTGTTGGTGG